In Thermococcus chitonophagus, the genomic stretch GTGTGATGTTATAAAGATGAAAACTCTTGAGGTCGAAGTCACATTCCCATACATCCCCACATTTTTCTTTCTCCGGGAAACAAGGCCAATTCTAATGGCATCCAAAGGAGAGAATTTTGACGTGCTACTTGTAGAGGGACATGGGAAAGCTCACCCCCGCAGATATGGGCTTGCTTCCCACATAGGGGTTGTCCTCCAGAAGCCAACGATAGGGGTCGCAAAGAAACTCTTAAAGGGAGCGCCCCCAGGAAGTTATGCGAAGGTCGGAAAGGTATACGTAAGCGTTGGGAATTTAGTAACCCTTGAAGATGCAATTGCAGTTGTTAGCCAAGTTCTTGACGAAACAGGC encodes the following:
- a CDS encoding endonuclease V; protein product: MLERVAKAQEKLSSKVREVPLEKIERIGAVDASYRENLARVGFVVCTYPECDVIKMKTLEVEVTFPYIPTFFFLRETRPILMASKGENFDVLLVEGHGKAHPRRYGLASHIGVVLQKPTIGVAKKLLKGAPPGSYAKVGKVYVSVGNLVTLEDAIAVVSQVLDETGYPKPLKLADRLSKGKIK